Genomic DNA from Alicyclobacillus fastidiosus:
GTAATCCACGAGTGTACGAAACGGAGCCGGTGTCGTTCATTATGACTAACGCAATAACAGTTCCGATACAACACTGTATATTTATGTATGATGAGTTCAAGTCCTTCTTCGATATTCGCCCCTTTAGCGACACATTTCGGTAGGTCGTATAAGACACCACCATCATTTCAAAGCATGCTATAACGATAGAAGATGTTAAGCCGTTTGAGCTGTTCCGAAATTATGGGTAACAACGGATGCTCTGCTTCTTCCCAAAGCAATAAATTGTATAAGCTACGTAGAAAATGCTGCACGTTGGAATGTTTAAGTGTCGTCTTGTGTGAAGTGTCTTGTTCAATGTCAAATGTTTGCACCCATGATTGCAGGTCTTGTAGTGAAAGTTGACCGTTCAAAATCAGGCGTAGTGCTGTAAACGCCAATCGGTCATCTTCCAAATATGGTAAAGGTGTATCAAGGGATGCCAGTTCGGTAACTGCTACAAGTATTGCCTTTTGTGTTTCGACTGTCGTTAACGGGTGTTGTGCACAGGCATCCAACGCATCGGATGTATGTGCAACCGAATGCGCCCACCCCTTGCCTTCCACAAAGCCTCTTCTGTCTTGCTCAGCCGATGCATAGTACAACACGACACGAGTGGCACGGTGGACTCTTTCAGCGGTCAGAAATCTCCGCTCATAATCCGCTTGCATGATGGCTGCAACAATGAGAATCGAAAAAGTCCTGGTAAACACGGTATCCGTATTCGTTTCTCCGAGTCCTCGAAGTAAATACTCTTCACTCAAGGACAAATCCAAAAGTCGGTACAGCTCGGTATCCAAAAGCTTCTGCATTGCAATGATTCGTTCCAAAATTGTGTACGAAAGATGGTCTCG
This window encodes:
- a CDS encoding DUF2785 domain-containing protein is translated as MHESLFAKNKDFLRCLVDTNFSDSTIEISNVFDLSLQLMDNLHSIDSELRDHLSYTILERIIAMQKLLDTELYRLLDLSLSEEYLLRGLGETNTDTVFTRTFSILIVAAIMQADYERRFLTAERVHRATRVVLYYASAEQDRRGFVEGKGWAHSVAHTSDALDACAQHPLTTVETQKAILVAVTELASLDTPLPYLEDDRLAFTALRLILNGQLSLQDLQSWVQTFDIEQDTSHKTTLKHSNVQHFLRSLYNLLLWEEAEHPLLPIISEQLKRLNIFYRYSML